One window of the Triticum dicoccoides isolate Atlit2015 ecotype Zavitan chromosome 3B, WEW_v2.0, whole genome shotgun sequence genome contains the following:
- the LOC119278298 gene encoding uncharacterized protein LOC119278298: MVRDQKAMASPPAALPEDVALEILARVPDAAGLFRCAAACRRWRTLVADPSFLRRRWPDGTRHPSSLLGFFGQEWCRRPGGEGHGDVPDSPGFVRAPGSVLGSERPFLGSFVPGAAGIFDRAVPLASHRGLLLVRFVPAGGAGAGAEPGVDVDHLAVCNLHSGACDVLPPLERGWFFDYADASAYAVVNQGPTSFKVLIVGYNNEGSHQYDLRTFSSGGEPSWSAPSKLFSPMEHGIFGPLKQRGAVVRHGTVHWLIWDLVDFHAIDVDAVTGRVSLQKLPAPRPRDMEYHLYDTPRISVAADETALSSLCLFREPLRVETWTRGDGGEECGRDWCRAGVVELRPPGQKQIDMPVCMCLGERSGTLLIKDLHRCMYIADLESGAMEETTDKQFCRGLDGCKTAFPVEIDWPAFFTCRLGGKSDV, translated from the coding sequence ATGGTGAGAGATCAGAAGGCCATGGCGTCGCCGCCGGCCGCGCTcccggaggacgtcgcgctggagATCCTCGCGCGTGTGCCGGACGCCGCGGGCCTCTTCCGCTGCGCCGCGGCGTGCAGGCGCTGGAGGACGCTGGTGGCCGACCcgtccttcctccgccgccgctggCCGGACGGCACGCGCCACCCCTCCTCGCTCCTCGGCTTCTTCGGCCAGGAGTGGTGCCGCCGCCCCGGCGGAGAGGGTCACGGGGACGTCCCTGATTCGCCGGGCTTCGTCCGCGCGCCGGGGTCGGTCCTCGGGTCCGAACGCCCCTTCCTGGGCTCCTTCGTGCCCGGCGCCGCCGGCATCTTCGACCGCGCGGTGCCGCTCGCCTCGCACCGCGGCCTCCTCCTCGTGCGCTTCGTCCCAgccggcggcgcgggcgcgggcgcggagCCGGGCGTCGACGTGGACCACCTGGCCGTGTGCAACCTGCACTCCGGCGCGTGCGACGTGCTCCCGCCGCTCGAGCGCGGCTGGTTCTTCGACTACGCCGACGCGAGCGCGTACGCCGTCGTGAACCAGGGGCCCACGTCCTTCAAGGTGCTGATCGTCGGCTACAACAACGAGGGCAGCCACCAGTACGACCTCCGGACGTTCTCGTCCGGCGGCGAGCCGAGCTGGAGCGCGCCCAGCAAGCTCTTCAGCCCGATGGAGCACGGCATCTTCGGGCCGTTGAAGCAGCGCGGCGCCGTGGTGCGCCACGGGACGGTGCACTGGCTCATCTGGGACCTGGTGGACTTCCATGCCATCGACGTGGACGCCGTGACCGGCCGCGTGTCCCTGCAGAAGCTCCCGGCCCCGAGGCCGCGCGACATGGAATACCACCTCTACGACACGCCACGGATAAGCGTCGCGGCCGACGAGACGGCGCTATCGTCGCTCTGCCTTTTCAGGGAGCCCCTCCGAGTAGAGACCTGGACGAGGGGGGACGGCGGCGAGGAGTGTGGCCGAGACTGGTGCCGAGCTGGGGTGGTGGAGCTGCGACCACCCGGGCAGAAGCAAATCGACATGCCGGTGTGCATGTGCTTGGGGGAGAGGAGCGGCACGTTGCTGATCAAGGACCTTCACCGCTGCATGTACATCGCCGATCTGGAAAGCGGCGCAATGGAGGAGACGACCGACAAGCAGTTTTGCCGTGGTCTCGACGGCTGCAAGACGGCGTTCCCAGTGGAGATCGATTGGCCCGCCTTCTTCACGTGTCGCCTTGGTGGAAAGTCAGATGTTTAA